The following are from one region of the Edwardsiella tarda ATCC 15947 = NBRC 105688 genome:
- the nagB gene encoding glucosamine-6-phosphate deaminase: MRLIPLHNATDVGLWSARHIVKRINAFQPTAERPFVLGLPTGGTPLQTYKRLIELYQAGEVSFRHVVTFNMDEYVGLPEAHPESYHSFMYNNFFNHIDIQKENINLLNGNVPDVDAECRRYEEKIKSYGKIHLFMGGVGNDGHIAFNEPASSLASRTRIKTLTEDTRIANSRFFNGDINLVPKYALTVGVGTLLDAEEVMILVTGHGKALALQAAVEGSVNHMWTISALQLHPKSVVVCDQPATMELKVKTVNYFRELEAENMKDL; encoded by the coding sequence ATGAGACTTATTCCGCTGCATAACGCGACCGACGTTGGTCTGTGGTCTGCCCGTCATATCGTCAAGCGCATCAATGCGTTCCAACCGACTGCCGAGCGCCCGTTTGTGTTGGGCCTGCCGACCGGCGGCACACCGCTGCAAACCTACAAGCGTCTGATCGAACTCTACCAGGCCGGTGAGGTCAGCTTCCGCCACGTCGTAACCTTTAACATGGATGAATACGTGGGGCTGCCCGAGGCGCATCCGGAGAGTTATCACAGCTTCATGTATAATAATTTCTTCAATCATATTGATATTCAAAAAGAAAATATCAATCTGCTCAATGGTAACGTGCCGGATGTGGACGCTGAGTGCCGTCGTTATGAAGAGAAGATTAAATCTTACGGTAAGATCCACCTGTTCATGGGTGGCGTGGGCAACGATGGCCATATCGCCTTCAACGAACCCGCCTCCTCACTGGCCTCACGTACCCGCATCAAGACCCTGACCGAAGATACGCGCATCGCCAACTCGCGTTTCTTCAACGGCGACATCAATCTGGTACCGAAGTATGCACTGACCGTTGGTGTGGGTACCCTGCTGGATGCGGAAGAGGTGATGATTCTGGTGACCGGCCATGGTAAAGCTCTGGCGTTGCAAGCGGCGGTCGAGGGCAGCGTCAACCACATGTGGACCATCAGCGCCCTGCAACTGCATCCCAAGTCCGTGGTGGTCTGTGACCAGCCGGCGACCATGGAACTGAAGGTCAAAACTGTTAACTACTTCCGCGAGTTAGAAGCGGAAAATATGAAAGATCTTTGA
- the nagE gene encoding N-acetylglucosamine-specific PTS transporter subunit IIBC: protein MSILGYLQKVGRALMVPVATLPAAAILMGVGYWIDPVGWGGDNALAAFFIKSGSAIIDNMSVLFAIGVAYGMSKDKDGAAALAGFVGFLVVTTLCSPAAVAMIQKIPVDQVPAAFGKINNQFIGILVGIISAELYNRYSSVELPKALSFFSGRRLVPILTSFLMIILAFILMYIWPVIFNGLVNFGEHIQKLGSVGAGVYAFFNRLLIPVGLHHALNSVFWFDVAGINDIPNFLGGAQSIESGKAVVGITGRYQAGFFPIMMFGLPGAALAIYHCARPENKAKVAGIMLAAAFAAFFTGITEPLEFSFMFVAPVLYVLHAILTGISVFIAASMHWISGFGFSAGLVDMVLQSRNPLATHWYMLILQGLVFFVIYYVVFRFTITKFNLMTPGRELSGAGEEADGNDEDLDLTKDADVSELARQYIACVGGSANLTGIDACITRLRLTVKDSSLVNEALAKKLGASGVIRLNKTSVQIIVGFVAEKIANAMRNVGNVPAAAASSAASTAAPAAKAQATPNAAAGVRATLVSPISGEVVALSEVPDEAFASKAVGDGVAVRPTSNIVVAPANGTVVKIFNTNHAFCLETDEGAEVVVHMGIDTVALNGEGFKRLVNEGDVVKVGQPVLEMDLDYLNAHARSMISPVVVSNIDEFGGIGAQASGQVVAGESKLYTLLNK from the coding sequence GTGAGTATTCTCGGTTATTTGCAGAAGGTAGGCCGTGCGCTGATGGTGCCGGTAGCGACGCTACCCGCCGCAGCAATACTGATGGGTGTCGGTTATTGGATCGACCCGGTCGGCTGGGGTGGAGATAACGCACTGGCGGCGTTCTTCATCAAGTCCGGTTCAGCCATCATCGACAATATGTCGGTGCTGTTTGCTATCGGTGTCGCGTATGGTATGTCAAAAGATAAAGACGGCGCCGCTGCGCTGGCCGGCTTTGTCGGGTTCTTAGTGGTTACAACGCTGTGCTCGCCGGCTGCCGTGGCGATGATCCAAAAGATTCCGGTGGATCAGGTCCCGGCCGCGTTCGGTAAGATCAACAACCAGTTTATCGGTATTCTGGTCGGTATTATCTCTGCCGAGCTGTACAACCGTTACAGCAGTGTTGAGCTGCCGAAGGCACTCTCCTTCTTCAGTGGCCGTCGTCTGGTACCGATCCTGACCTCGTTTTTGATGATCATCCTGGCGTTCATCCTGATGTACATCTGGCCGGTGATCTTTAACGGTCTGGTGAACTTCGGTGAGCATATCCAGAAACTGGGTTCCGTCGGTGCGGGTGTCTACGCCTTCTTTAACCGTCTGCTGATTCCGGTCGGTCTGCATCACGCCCTGAACTCCGTATTCTGGTTCGACGTGGCCGGTATTAACGATATCCCGAACTTCCTGGGCGGGGCACAGTCTATCGAGAGCGGCAAGGCCGTGGTCGGTATCACTGGCCGCTATCAGGCGGGCTTCTTCCCGATCATGATGTTCGGTCTGCCGGGTGCCGCGCTGGCTATCTACCACTGCGCGCGTCCGGAGAACAAGGCTAAGGTCGCCGGTATCATGCTGGCCGCCGCATTCGCCGCGTTCTTTACCGGTATCACCGAGCCGCTGGAGTTCTCCTTCATGTTCGTGGCGCCGGTACTGTATGTGCTGCATGCCATCCTGACGGGTATCTCCGTATTTATCGCCGCCAGCATGCACTGGATCTCCGGTTTCGGCTTCAGCGCCGGCCTGGTGGATATGGTGTTGCAGTCACGCAACCCGCTAGCCACACACTGGTACATGCTGATCCTGCAAGGGCTGGTGTTCTTCGTTATCTACTACGTGGTGTTCCGTTTCACCATCACTAAATTCAACCTGATGACGCCGGGGCGTGAGCTGAGCGGCGCCGGTGAAGAGGCCGATGGTAACGATGAAGATCTGGATCTGACCAAAGATGCGGATGTGAGTGAACTGGCTCGTCAGTACATCGCCTGTGTCGGTGGTTCCGCTAACCTGACTGGTATCGATGCCTGCATCACCCGTCTGCGTCTGACGGTGAAGGACTCCTCGCTGGTGAATGAGGCGCTGGCTAAGAAGCTGGGTGCATCCGGCGTGATCCGCCTGAACAAGACCAGCGTCCAGATCATCGTCGGCTTCGTGGCCGAGAAGATCGCCAATGCGATGCGTAACGTCGGCAATGTTCCGGCTGCCGCCGCTAGCAGCGCTGCATCTACCGCCGCGCCAGCCGCCAAGGCACAGGCTACGCCTAATGCTGCCGCCGGTGTGCGCGCTACCCTGGTCTCGCCGATCAGCGGTGAGGTGGTTGCCCTGAGCGAAGTGCCAGATGAGGCATTCGCCAGCAAGGCGGTGGGTGATGGTGTGGCCGTGCGCCCGACCAGCAACATCGTGGTGGCCCCGGCTAACGGGACGGTGGTGAAGATCTTCAATACCAACCACGCCTTCTGCCTGGAGACCGATGAGGGGGCCGAGGTGGTGGTACACATGGGTATCGATACCGTGGCGTTGAACGGTGAAGGGTTCAAGCGTCTGGTGAACGAGGGGGATGTCGTCAAGGTCGGCCAGCCGGTGCTGGAGATGGATCTGGATTACCTGAACGCCCACGCTCGCTCGATGATCAGCCCGGTTGTCGTCAGCAATATCGATGAGTTCGGTGGGATTGGCGCGCAGGCCTCTGGCCAAGTTGTCGCCGGGGAAAGCAAGCTGTATACCCTGCTGAACAAGTAA
- the nagA gene encoding N-acetylglucosamine-6-phosphate deacetylase yields MYALTHCRIYTGHDILDDHAVVIANGLIEKICPESALAPDIATRDLGGAILAPGFIDVQLNGCGGVQFNDSEQAVSEQTLEIMQRANERSGCTSYLPTLITCSDQMMQRGITVMQAYLHKHRNQALGLHIEGPYISLEKKGTHNPHYIRRPDHAMLDFICDHADAVVKVTMAPEMSDDAAIRQLRAAGIVVSAGHSNASYEEARRGFAAGMRFATHLYNAMPAISGRAPGLMGAIFDTPEVYTGIIADGHHVAWPNIRMAKKLKGDHLVLVTDATAPAGSDIDSFIFAGKTVYYRNGLVVDENGTLSGSALTMIEAVQNSVEHVGIALDEALRMASLYPARAIGVEHRLGSIEAGKVANLTAFTRDFRVTTTIVNGETVYQHGG; encoded by the coding sequence ATGTACGCTTTAACCCACTGTCGGATTTATACCGGCCACGATATTCTTGACGACCATGCAGTTGTGATCGCCAATGGTTTAATTGAAAAAATCTGTCCTGAGTCCGCTCTGGCGCCAGACATCGCCACGCGCGATCTGGGCGGTGCCATCCTGGCCCCCGGCTTTATCGATGTCCAGCTCAATGGCTGTGGCGGCGTGCAGTTTAACGACTCCGAGCAGGCCGTTAGCGAGCAAACGCTGGAGATCATGCAGCGCGCCAACGAGCGCTCCGGCTGCACCAGTTATCTGCCGACGTTGATCACCTGTAGCGATCAGATGATGCAGCGTGGCATCACCGTGATGCAGGCCTACCTGCACAAACACCGGAATCAGGCGCTGGGCCTACATATCGAAGGGCCGTACATTAGCCTGGAGAAGAAAGGGACCCACAATCCGCACTATATCCGCCGTCCGGATCACGCCATGCTCGACTTTATCTGCGACCACGCCGACGCCGTCGTCAAAGTCACCATGGCGCCGGAGATGAGCGACGATGCCGCCATTCGCCAGTTACGCGCCGCCGGGATCGTGGTCTCTGCCGGGCACTCCAATGCCAGCTATGAAGAGGCGCGACGCGGCTTCGCGGCCGGGATGCGCTTCGCCACTCATCTGTATAATGCCATGCCGGCAATCAGCGGGCGGGCTCCGGGGCTGATGGGGGCCATCTTCGATACGCCGGAGGTCTATACCGGCATCATCGCCGACGGCCATCATGTCGCCTGGCCCAACATCCGCATGGCGAAAAAGCTCAAGGGTGACCATCTGGTGTTGGTGACCGACGCCACCGCTCCGGCGGGATCCGACATTGACAGCTTCATTTTCGCGGGGAAAACAGTATATTACCGCAATGGCTTGGTCGTAGACGAAAATGGAACCCTGAGCGGATCCGCGCTGACCATGATCGAAGCCGTACAAAATAGCGTCGAGCACGTCGGTATTGCCCTGGATGAAGCGCTGCGTATGGCCAGCCTCTACCCGGCACGCGCCATTGGTGTCGAACACCGCCTCGGCAGCATCGAGGCGGGTAAGGTGGCGAACCTGACCGCGTTTACCCGTGATTTCCGGGTAACCACGACCATCGTTAACGGCGAAACCGTCTACCAACACGGCGGTTAA
- a CDS encoding N-acetylglucosamine repressor — translation MATGGPGQIGNVDLVKQLNSAAVYRLIDQQGPISRIQIAEYSQLAPASVTKITRQLLERGLIKEVDQQASTGGRRAISIVTETRHFQAIAIRLGRHDATITLYDLAGKVLGIAHYPLPQRTQESVEDALFQAIDHFIQEHQRKARELIAIALMLPGLVDPERGIVRYMPHIAVNDWPLVQRLEDRFHLACFIGHDIRSLALAEHYFGASRDCRDSILVRVHRGTGAGIIIDENIFLGSNGNVGEIGHIQIDPLGERCHCGNFGCLETVAANAAIEQHTRRLLEQGYPSSLTREECSINAICRAANRGDALAVEVIERVGRNLGRAIAITINLFNPQKIVIAGDIIEARKTLLPAIERCIQTQTLKDFRHNLPVVTSELDHRSAIGAFALVKRAMLNGVLLQRLLEHHD, via the coding sequence ATGGCCACTGGCGGACCAGGACAGATCGGTAACGTCGATCTGGTAAAACAGTTAAATAGCGCGGCGGTATACCGCCTGATCGACCAACAGGGCCCGATCTCGCGCATTCAGATCGCCGAGTATAGCCAGCTAGCCCCGGCCAGCGTCACCAAAATCACCCGTCAGTTATTGGAGCGCGGGCTGATCAAAGAGGTCGATCAGCAAGCCTCCACCGGCGGACGACGCGCCATCTCTATCGTCACCGAGACACGCCATTTTCAGGCTATCGCCATCCGCCTCGGCCGTCACGACGCCACCATCACCCTGTATGATCTGGCGGGCAAGGTGCTGGGCATCGCCCACTATCCGCTGCCACAGCGTACACAGGAAAGCGTCGAAGACGCCCTGTTTCAAGCCATTGACCACTTCATCCAAGAGCACCAGCGTAAGGCGCGCGAGCTGATCGCCATCGCCCTGATGCTGCCTGGCCTGGTCGATCCCGAACGCGGCATCGTACGTTACATGCCGCACATCGCCGTCAACGACTGGCCGCTGGTACAACGCCTGGAAGATCGCTTCCATCTGGCCTGCTTTATCGGCCACGACATCCGTAGCCTGGCGTTGGCCGAACACTACTTCGGCGCCAGCCGTGACTGCCGTGACTCCATCCTGGTGCGCGTCCACCGCGGCACCGGCGCCGGGATCATCATCGATGAAAATATCTTTCTCGGCAGTAACGGCAACGTCGGCGAAATCGGCCACATTCAGATCGATCCGCTCGGCGAGCGTTGCCATTGCGGTAACTTCGGCTGCCTGGAGACCGTGGCGGCCAATGCCGCTATCGAACAGCATACCCGACGGCTGCTGGAGCAGGGCTATCCCAGCAGCCTGACGCGCGAGGAGTGCTCCATCAACGCCATCTGCCGTGCAGCCAATCGCGGCGACGCGCTGGCCGTCGAGGTCATCGAGCGCGTCGGACGCAACCTGGGGCGCGCCATCGCCATCACCATCAACCTGTTCAATCCGCAAAAAATCGTCATCGCCGGCGATATTATCGAGGCGCGCAAGACACTCCTGCCCGCCATCGAGCGCTGTATCCAGACGCAGACATTGAAGGATTTCCGCCACAATCTTCCGGTCGTCACCTCGGAACTCGACCACCGCTCGGCCATCGGCGCCTTCGCCCTGGTCAAACGCGCCATGCTGAACGGCGTGCTACTTCAGCGCCTGCTGGAGCACCACGACTGA